The following proteins are encoded in a genomic region of Channa argus isolate prfri chromosome 3, Channa argus male v1.0, whole genome shotgun sequence:
- the LOC137124464 gene encoding uncharacterized protein isoform X1 produces the protein MIKILAKINWFPAERADMKLGLLVVLAVAAVVPRLSEGRIVSRCELREKLDSAITLPRKLQRYKETILAAVICELNRRSQLNTGLVNVYGTRRPTTTTRPMTTTRPTTTTRPTTTTRPTKTTRPTTTTRPTTRVTTTTTTEPTTTEPTTTEPTTTEPTTTEPTTTEPTTTEPTTTEATTTTTEATTAEPTTTTTEPTTAEPTTTEATTTTTEPTTTEPTTAEPTTTTTEATTTEATTTEATTTEATTTTTEPTTTEPTTTEPTTTEPTTTEPTTTEPTTTEPTTTEPTTTEPTTTEPTTTEPTTTEPTTTEATTTTTEPTTAEPTTTTTEPTTTEPTTAEPTTTTTEATTTEATTTEATTTEATTTTTEPTTTEPTTTEPTTTEPTTTEPTTTELTTTEPTTIEATTTTTEPTTTEPTTTEPTTIEPTTIEATTTTTEPTTTEPTTIEPTTTEPTTTEPTTTEQTTTEPTTIDEQIKALVRRKREVQTNRKESDSLDRSLKELLKKEEDEFDEKELEEDNKRMGDEDKDSREDQKHNRREPWNLGLYGIFQLSDGHFCDSGYRWSKNKCRTDCTAFTDDDITDDIACLVKTKYWWRLLEEAPKSCFNTWNFFSGCN, from the exons atgataaaaattcTAGCAAAGATAAATTGGTTCCCTGCAGAACGAGCTGACATGAAGTTGGGGCTCCTGGTCGTTCTGGCTGTGGCAGCTGTGGTGCCACGTCTGTCCGAGGGACGGATCGTCTCCAGGTGTGAGCTTAGGGAAAAGCTGGACAGCGCGATCACCCTGCCCAGAAAGCTTCAGAGATATAAGGAAACCATCCTGGCAGCAG TTATCTGTGAGTTAAACAGGAGGTCTCAGCTGAACACCGGCCTGGTCAATGTGTACGGTACTCGCAGGCCGACGACAACAACCAGGCCGATGACAACAACCAGGCCGACAACAACAACCAGGCCGACAACAACAACCAGACCGACAAAAACAACCAGGCCGACGACAACAACCAGGCCAACAACAAGGGTTACTACGACAACCACCACtgaaccaacaaccactgaaccaacaacaactgaaccaacaacaactgaaccaacaaccactgaaccaacaaccactgaaccaacaaccactgaaccaacaactactGAAGCAACAACTACAACCACTGAAGCAACAACAGCTGAACCAACCACTACAACAACTGAACCAACAACAGCTGAACCAACAACTACTGAAGCAACAACTACAACCACtgaaccaacaaccactgaaccaACAACAGCTGAACCAACCACTACAACCACTGAAGCAACAACTACTGAAGCAACAACCACTGAAGCAACAACTACTGAAGCAACAACTACAaccactgaaccaacaactactgaaccaacaaccactgaaccaacaaccactgaaccaacaaccactgaaccaACCACCACtgaaccaacaaccactgaaccaacaacaactgaaccaacaacaactgaaccaacaaccactgaaccaacaaccactgaaccaacaaccactgaaccaacaactactGAAGCAACAACTACAACCACTGAACCAACAACAGCTGAACCAACCACTACAACCACtgaaccaacaaccactgaaccaACAACAGCTGAACCAACCACTACAACCACTGAAGCAACAACTACTGAAGCAACAACCACTGAAGCAACAACTACTGAAGCAACAACTACAACCACtgaaccaacaaccactgaaccaacaaccactgaaccaacaaccactgaaccaacaaccactgaaccaacaaccactgaactAACAACCACTGAACCAACAACCATTGAAGCAACAACTACAACCACTGAACCAACAACCACCGAGCCAACAACTACAGAGCCAACAACcattgaaccaacaaccatTGAAGCAACGACTACAACCACtgaaccaacaaccactgaaccaacaaccattgaaccaacaaccactgaaccCACAACCACTGAGCCAACAACTACAGAGCAAACAACCACTGAACCAACAACCATTGACGAACAAATCAAAGCATTAGTAAGACGAAAGCGTGAGGttcaaacaaacaggaaggagTCTGACTCGTTGGACAGGAGCCTGAAAGAActgttgaaaaaggaagaagatgagTTCGATGAGAAGGAGCTTGAGGAGGACAACAAGAGGATGGGTGATGAGGACAAAGACAGTAGAGAAGATCAGAAGCATAACCGGAGAGAACCTTGGAACCTTGGCCTTTATGGGATCTTCCAGCTGTCAGATGGCCACTTCTGTGATTCAGGTTATCGCTGGTCCAAGAACAAGTGCCGTACAGACTGCACGG CCTTCACCGATGACGACATAACGGATGACATTGCTTGTTTGGTGAAGACTAAGTACTGGTG GCGTTTGTTGGAGGAAGCCCCTAAATCCTGTTTCAACACCTGGAACTTCTTCAGTGGATGCAATTGA
- the LOC137124464 gene encoding uncharacterized protein isoform X2, which yields MIKILAKINWFPAERADMKLGLLVVLAVAAVVPRLSEGRIVSRCELREKLDSAITLPRKLQRYKETILAAVICELNRRSQLNTGLVNVYGTRRPTTTTRPMTTTRPTTTTRPTTTTRPTTRVTTTTTTEPTTTEPTTTEPTTTEPTTTEPTTTEPTTTEPTTTEATTTTTEATTAEPTTTTTEPTTAEPTTTEATTTTTEPTTTEPTTAEPTTTTTEATTTEATTTEATTTEATTTTTEPTTTEPTTTEPTTTEPTTTEPTTTEPTTTEPTTTEPTTTEPTTTEPTTTEPTTTEPTTTEATTTTTEPTTAEPTTTTTEPTTTEPTTAEPTTTTTEATTTEATTTEATTTEATTTTTEPTTTEPTTTEPTTTEPTTTEPTTTELTTTEPTTIEATTTTTEPTTTEPTTTEPTTIEPTTIEATTTTTEPTTTEPTTIEPTTTEPTTTEPTTTEQTTTEPTTIDEQIKALVRRKREVQTNRKESDSLDRSLKELLKKEEDEFDEKELEEDNKRMGDEDKDSREDQKHNRREPWNLGLYGIFQLSDGHFCDSGYRWSKNKCRTDCTAFTDDDITDDIACLVKTKYWWRLLEEAPKSCFNTWNFFSGCN from the exons atgataaaaattcTAGCAAAGATAAATTGGTTCCCTGCAGAACGAGCTGACATGAAGTTGGGGCTCCTGGTCGTTCTGGCTGTGGCAGCTGTGGTGCCACGTCTGTCCGAGGGACGGATCGTCTCCAGGTGTGAGCTTAGGGAAAAGCTGGACAGCGCGATCACCCTGCCCAGAAAGCTTCAGAGATATAAGGAAACCATCCTGGCAGCAG TTATCTGTGAGTTAAACAGGAGGTCTCAGCTGAACACCGGCCTGGTCAATGTGTACGGTACTCGCAGGCCGACGACAACAACCAGGCCGATGACAACAACCAGGCCGACAACAACAACCAG GCCGACGACAACAACCAGGCCAACAACAAGGGTTACTACGACAACCACCACtgaaccaacaaccactgaaccaacaacaactgaaccaacaacaactgaaccaacaaccactgaaccaacaaccactgaaccaacaaccactgaaccaacaactactGAAGCAACAACTACAACCACTGAAGCAACAACAGCTGAACCAACCACTACAACAACTGAACCAACAACAGCTGAACCAACAACTACTGAAGCAACAACTACAACCACtgaaccaacaaccactgaaccaACAACAGCTGAACCAACCACTACAACCACTGAAGCAACAACTACTGAAGCAACAACCACTGAAGCAACAACTACTGAAGCAACAACTACAaccactgaaccaacaactactgaaccaacaaccactgaaccaacaaccactgaaccaacaaccactgaaccaACCACCACtgaaccaacaaccactgaaccaacaacaactgaaccaacaacaactgaaccaacaaccactgaaccaacaaccactgaaccaacaaccactgaaccaacaactactGAAGCAACAACTACAACCACTGAACCAACAACAGCTGAACCAACCACTACAACCACtgaaccaacaaccactgaaccaACAACAGCTGAACCAACCACTACAACCACTGAAGCAACAACTACTGAAGCAACAACCACTGAAGCAACAACTACTGAAGCAACAACTACAACCACtgaaccaacaaccactgaaccaacaaccactgaaccaacaaccactgaaccaacaaccactgaaccaacaaccactgaactAACAACCACTGAACCAACAACCATTGAAGCAACAACTACAACCACTGAACCAACAACCACCGAGCCAACAACTACAGAGCCAACAACcattgaaccaacaaccatTGAAGCAACGACTACAACCACtgaaccaacaaccactgaaccaacaaccattgaaccaacaaccactgaaccCACAACCACTGAGCCAACAACTACAGAGCAAACAACCACTGAACCAACAACCATTGACGAACAAATCAAAGCATTAGTAAGACGAAAGCGTGAGGttcaaacaaacaggaaggagTCTGACTCGTTGGACAGGAGCCTGAAAGAActgttgaaaaaggaagaagatgagTTCGATGAGAAGGAGCTTGAGGAGGACAACAAGAGGATGGGTGATGAGGACAAAGACAGTAGAGAAGATCAGAAGCATAACCGGAGAGAACCTTGGAACCTTGGCCTTTATGGGATCTTCCAGCTGTCAGATGGCCACTTCTGTGATTCAGGTTATCGCTGGTCCAAGAACAAGTGCCGTACAGACTGCACGG CCTTCACCGATGACGACATAACGGATGACATTGCTTGTTTGGTGAAGACTAAGTACTGGTG GCGTTTGTTGGAGGAAGCCCCTAAATCCTGTTTCAACACCTGGAACTTCTTCAGTGGATGCAATTGA
- the LOC137124464 gene encoding uncharacterized protein isoform X3 — MKLGLLVVLAVAAVVPRLSEGRIVSRCELREKLDSAITLPRKLQRYKETILAAVICELNRRSQLNTGLVNVYGTRRPTTTTRPMTTTRPTTTTRPTTTTRPTKTTRPTTTTRPTTRVTTTTTTEPTTTEPTTTEPTTTEPTTTEPTTTEPTTTEPTTTEATTTTTEATTAEPTTTTTEPTTAEPTTTEATTTTTEPTTTEPTTAEPTTTTTEATTTEATTTEATTTEATTTTTEPTTTEPTTTEPTTTEPTTTEPTTTEPTTTEPTTTEPTTTEPTTTEPTTTEPTTTEPTTTEATTTTTEPTTAEPTTTTTEPTTTEPTTAEPTTTTTEATTTEATTTEATTTEATTTTTEPTTTEPTTTEPTTTEPTTTEPTTTELTTTEPTTIEATTTTTEPTTTEPTTTEPTTIEPTTIEATTTTTEPTTTEPTTIEPTTTEPTTTEPTTTEQTTTEPTTIDEQIKALVRRKREVQTNRKESDSLDRSLKELLKKEEDEFDEKELEEDNKRMGDEDKDSREDQKHNRREPWNLGLYGIFQLSDGHFCDSGYRWSKNKCRTDCTAFTDDDITDDIACLVKTKYWWRLLEEAPKSCFNTWNFFSGCN, encoded by the exons ATGAAGTTGGGGCTCCTGGTCGTTCTGGCTGTGGCAGCTGTGGTGCCACGTCTGTCCGAGGGACGGATCGTCTCCAGGTGTGAGCTTAGGGAAAAGCTGGACAGCGCGATCACCCTGCCCAGAAAGCTTCAGAGATATAAGGAAACCATCCTGGCAGCAG TTATCTGTGAGTTAAACAGGAGGTCTCAGCTGAACACCGGCCTGGTCAATGTGTACGGTACTCGCAGGCCGACGACAACAACCAGGCCGATGACAACAACCAGGCCGACAACAACAACCAGGCCGACAACAACAACCAGACCGACAAAAACAACCAGGCCGACGACAACAACCAGGCCAACAACAAGGGTTACTACGACAACCACCACtgaaccaacaaccactgaaccaacaacaactgaaccaacaacaactgaaccaacaaccactgaaccaacaaccactgaaccaacaaccactgaaccaacaactactGAAGCAACAACTACAACCACTGAAGCAACAACAGCTGAACCAACCACTACAACAACTGAACCAACAACAGCTGAACCAACAACTACTGAAGCAACAACTACAACCACtgaaccaacaaccactgaaccaACAACAGCTGAACCAACCACTACAACCACTGAAGCAACAACTACTGAAGCAACAACCACTGAAGCAACAACTACTGAAGCAACAACTACAaccactgaaccaacaactactgaaccaacaaccactgaaccaacaaccactgaaccaacaaccactgaaccaACCACCACtgaaccaacaaccactgaaccaacaacaactgaaccaacaacaactgaaccaacaaccactgaaccaacaaccactgaaccaacaaccactgaaccaacaactactGAAGCAACAACTACAACCACTGAACCAACAACAGCTGAACCAACCACTACAACCACtgaaccaacaaccactgaaccaACAACAGCTGAACCAACCACTACAACCACTGAAGCAACAACTACTGAAGCAACAACCACTGAAGCAACAACTACTGAAGCAACAACTACAACCACtgaaccaacaaccactgaaccaacaaccactgaaccaacaaccactgaaccaacaaccactgaaccaacaaccactgaactAACAACCACTGAACCAACAACCATTGAAGCAACAACTACAACCACTGAACCAACAACCACCGAGCCAACAACTACAGAGCCAACAACcattgaaccaacaaccatTGAAGCAACGACTACAACCACtgaaccaacaaccactgaaccaacaaccattgaaccaacaaccactgaaccCACAACCACTGAGCCAACAACTACAGAGCAAACAACCACTGAACCAACAACCATTGACGAACAAATCAAAGCATTAGTAAGACGAAAGCGTGAGGttcaaacaaacaggaaggagTCTGACTCGTTGGACAGGAGCCTGAAAGAActgttgaaaaaggaagaagatgagTTCGATGAGAAGGAGCTTGAGGAGGACAACAAGAGGATGGGTGATGAGGACAAAGACAGTAGAGAAGATCAGAAGCATAACCGGAGAGAACCTTGGAACCTTGGCCTTTATGGGATCTTCCAGCTGTCAGATGGCCACTTCTGTGATTCAGGTTATCGCTGGTCCAAGAACAAGTGCCGTACAGACTGCACGG CCTTCACCGATGACGACATAACGGATGACATTGCTTGTTTGGTGAAGACTAAGTACTGGTG GCGTTTGTTGGAGGAAGCCCCTAAATCCTGTTTCAACACCTGGAACTTCTTCAGTGGATGCAATTGA